One genomic region from Magallana gigas chromosome 3, xbMagGiga1.1, whole genome shotgun sequence encodes:
- the LOC136273944 gene encoding probable ATP-dependent DNA helicase RecS, with the protein MAASTIEALVCDLLPVFGVDALKDEQKTILQCLMNKTDCMAVLPTGYGKSLPYQMYSLVNRRLTSDKEIVLVCCPLVALMQDQVEKMSKIPGVKSAYAGSCPQSDIEIKEGKVDIIYASPETLVGDPEWRASIQNLPVSVLVIDEFHTIATWGDDSESQGKETFRKWFNDVGELRSLYPRSSVLALSATCTIKIRKRVMKVLHLADNFKEIVISPNKTNIRISVAKVSNTVETAMHWLIEGLSELKEKFPRTIIYCTSIKDVSEIYSYVTKELPFTSTLLEMFHSETPQTKKQRILESLTNITGEIKIVIATSALGMGLDVKNCHSVVLFGPPVQIVDLLQEIGRVGRDGGPSVAIILYNCYHLRKLSSDVKEILKSTDCRRISLMQCFLKPEAIALLKENESRKHTCCDLCKTKCKCQNCSMLPLEEIYYHSSVSVNQKDSDISDSDTEEYFSNDENLELS; encoded by the exons ATGGCGGCGTCCACGATAGAAGCGTTAGTTTGCGATTTATTACCAGTTTTTGGAGTCGATGCGTTAAAGGACGAACAAAAAACAATACTACAGTGTCTGATGAATAAAACGGACTGCATGGCAGTTCTTCCCACGGGCTATGGAAAGTCCCTGCCTTATCAGATGTACAGTTTGGTAAACCGACGACTGACGAGTGATAAAGAAATCGTTCTCGTGTGCTGTCCACTTGTGGCCTTAATGCAAGATCAAGTagaaaaaatgtcaaagatTCCAGGTGTGAAATCAGCCTACGCAG GTTCATGTCCACAGAGTGACATTGAAATAAAGGAAGGCAAAGTGGACATCATATATGCATCGCCAGAAACCTTGGTAGGTGATCCAGAATGGAGGGCAAGCATCCAAAATTTGCCAGTGTCTGTGCTTGTCATAGACGAATTCCACACAATTGCTACATg GGGGGACGATAGTGAAAGTCAAGGCAAGGAAACATTTCGTAAATGGTTTAATGATGTTGGAGAATTACGCTCCCTTTACCCAAGATCATCAGTGTTGGCACTCAGTGCAACGTGCACTATAAAGATTAGAAAGAGGGTGATGAAGGTACTGCATTTAGCTGACAATTTCAAAGAGATAGTTATTTctccaaataaaacaaatattagaaTATCAGTAGCCAAAGTATCAAACACTGTAGAAACAGCAATGCATTGGCTTATCGAGGGGCTGAGTGAACTCaaagaaaaatttccaagaacGATTATATATTGCACCTCGATAAAGGATGTCTCTGaaatttattcatatgttacaaAGGAATTACCTTTCACTTCAACTTTACTGGAAATGTTTCATTCTGAAACCCCACAGACCAAAAAACAAAGAATCCTGGAAAGTCTAACAAACATTACAGgggaaatcaaaattgttattgCCACTAGCGCATTGGGCATGGGATTGGATGTGAAAAATTGTCACAGTGTCGTATTATTTGGACCACCTGTGCAAATTGTTGACCTGCTTCAAGAAATCGGACGAGTCGGCAGGGATGGAGGACCTTCAGTtgctattattttatataactgTTATCATCTTAGAAAACTCTCATCAGATGtgaaagaaattttgaaatcaactGACTGTAGGAGAATTTCATTGATGCAGTGTTTTTTAAAGCCAGAAGCTATTGCATTGCTTAAAGAGAATGAAAGCAGGAAACACACATGTTGTGATTTATGTAAAACTAAATGCAAGTGTCAGAACTGTAGTATGCTTCCACTGGAAGAAATCTATTACCATTCATCGGTAAGCGTCAATCAGAAAGACAGTGATATTTCTGACAGTGATACAGAGGAGTACTTCtccaatgatgaaaatttagaattgtcttga
- the LOC105335550 gene encoding uncharacterized protein: MADKGGYTLRKQTFIKTAQYLKCKSVFEERRLILITGDAGSGKTAIAQRLLKDRKGRISANCFEIRHPEELRTVGHGTTILFDDIFGRYDEDVSMTIAWYSRTKKFEESSKRVFFILTSREDIYSRCRDRTGLQFLEKFVIRLSSIKLTEEDRENVIAGFDYPFGANTSNYELFQACDIWSRLKQQTFLDVTSDVSETSLQTFFQDMFKRRKDLSFAIIMTLIFGNKLTEDNWKSSKLYEVAKKIGYDTNEKKFKMSLETLSKSLLEKDENSYSISSTIVLNEACNCSLKHYPEAFIDYCDLIFLDKLSKHFDNTDHVNIERLCGRLSLELNTIVNLKLFNLLKNDRTLQMFLENLSGCKEQLDMLLNSDFFWFSCWSNSFLVVEKLLQRMKGRKHIVETAVGCSSLEMMQRLLKRHLMQDSSEATNIPESPSIYEEMDNPLSHFTTFEALKCQLEDFPRLRYHGKLLRGLGDRFVTLQAEEPGLNSVNFVHWDKVKKNPIIYLAGETRGHWENLPFLSVDRQKETLKTKDVHKSHPKLKFSDFEGWSLSCIVYRCFEGKSKQENISLIKKLSVDIANSELTGMGSCVMVVLNCGIPFTLLDENFQDTDVPKSNVQIVISNGEREDLLELLTSAFEVPMNEYITLLQSNLCIESMSSAKRIRSLKTESDALLKRLRMSSKLPQEPVTASPSMTVPNEVLKELDKNADHIYGYGFRPDEFYVLVNDRLSSKKRKSLEGKIQKTIQNENFSWKVKFVNSNGVHYTKHFGTGSPVVPDKKNPGKYGTLGGFAQVNRKDVVGLTNFHVVDKGIEAYVKDGDSLIKLGKCQFVLVPGSKSLADFALIQVNNGLTEQCRKPLVDDEDQPKSATIYLGKPNLIIPAIVHKKGASTGITQGTVVEMMTYREVLGDRETHSAFLVEDLEQPFSVPGDSGSLVFQNSFSASQESIEVVAILNGRYTEQGETEESKFVLCSDMKYIYDELKSKGKRLQFFKKEEESP, translated from the exons A TGGCTGATAAAGGTGGTTACACTCTACGAAAACAGACCTTCATAAAAACTGCACAGTACCTCAAATGCAAGTCGGTGTTTGAAGAACGTCGCCTTATTTTGATCACAGGAGATGCTGGATCTGGTAAAACCGCTATTGCTCAAAGACTTTTGAAAGATCGAAAAGGGCGAATTTCGGCTAATTGTTTCGAAATTCGGCACCCAGAAGAACTCCGAACTGTGGGTCATGGAACGACAATTCTATTCGATGATATATTCGGTCGGTATGATGAAGACGTGTCAATGACCATAGCGTGGTATTCAAGGACGAAAAAATTCGAAGAGTCGAGTAAAAGAGTTTTCTTTATTCTGACCTCAAGGGAAGATATATATTCTCGATGTAGAGATCGGACAGGGTTGCAATTTCTAGAGAAATTTGTTATTCGTTTATCGTCCATCAAACTTACAGAGGAAGATCGAGAAAACGTAATAGCAGGATTTGATTATCCATTTGGTGCAAATACAAGTAACTATGAGCTGTTTCAAGCCTGTGATATTTGGAGTAGGTTAAAACAACAAACTTTCCTGGACGTGACTTCTGATGTTTCTGAAACATCGTTACAGACCTTTTTTCAGGATATGTTCAAAAGAAGAAAGGACCTGTCCTTCGCCATTATAATGACTCTGATATTTGGCAACAAGTTAACAGAGGATAACTGGAAATCTTCAAAACTGTACGAAGTAGCTAAAAAGATTGGATACGAcaccaatgaaaaaaaattcaaaatgtcatTGGAAACCTTATCAAAGTCGTTGTTGGAAAAGGATGAAAATTCTTACTCTATATCCAGTACTATCGTACTCAATGAAGCATGCAACTGTTCACTGAAACACTATCCTGAGGCTTTCATAGATTATTGcgatttgatatttttagacaagctttcaaaacattttgataacACTGATCATGTTAACATTGAAAGGCTTTGCGGGAGGTTGAGTTTGGAATTGAACACCATAGTAAACCTAAAACTGTtcaatttactgaaaaatgacCGTACTCTTCAAATGTTTTTGGAAAATCTATCGGGCTGTAAAGAACAATTAGATATGCTTTTAAACTCTGATTTCTTCTGGTTTTCTTGCTGGTCAAATAGCTTCTTAGTAGTGGAAAAACTTTTGCAGAGAATGAAGGGTAGAAAACATATTGTTGAGACTGCAGTCGGTTGTAGTTCATTAGAGATGATGCAAAGGTTGTTAAAAAGGCATCTAATGCAAGATTCGTCAGAAGCAACAAATATTCCAGAATCGCCCAGTATATATGAAGAGATGG ATAATCCATTGTCACATTTTACGACTTTTGAAGCTCTGAAGTGTCAACTCGAGGATTTTCCAAGACTCCGATATCACGGCAAGCTGCTAAGGGGTCTTGGAGACAGATTTGTTACTCTACAAGCTGAAGAGCCTGGGCTGAATAGCGTGAACTTTGTTCACTGGGATAAGGTGAAAAAGAACCCCATCATTTACCTGGCTGGAGAAACAAGGGGTCATTGGGAAAACTTGCCATTTCTTTCTGTTGATAGAcaaaaagaaacattaaaaaCTAAAG ATGTACATAAATCACATCCTAAGTTGAAATTCTCCGACTTCGAAGGCTGGTCTTTATCGTGTATCGTATACCGTTGCTTTGAAGGAAAATCAAAACAGGAAAACATTTCTTTGATTAAAAAG CTGTCTGTGGATATAGCCAATTCTGAGTTGACTGGAATGGGTTCATGTGTGATGGTTGTTTTGAATTGTGGAATACCCTTTACTTTGTTGGATGAGAATTTTCAGGATACTGATGTGCCTAAAAGTAATGTTCAAATCGTTATTTCCAATGGTGAGAGGGAAGACTTACTGGAGCTTTTAACGTCAGCGTTCGAAGTCCCGATGAACGAATATATCACTCTGTTACAGTCAAACTTATGTATAGAGAGTATGTCGTCTGCCAAAAGGATTAGGTCCCTAAAGACAGAGTCCGATGCCCTTCTAAAGAGACTTCGGATGTCTTCAAAGCTACCACAAGAACCGGTGACTGCTTCCCCGTCCATGACCGTCCCCAATGAAGTACTTAAAGAACTAGACAA GAATGCTGACCATATCTACGGTTATGGATTTCGACCTGATGAATTTTACGTCTTGGTGAATGACCGTCTGTCATCGAAAAAAAGGAAGTCTCTTGAAGGCAAGATTCAAAAAACCATACAAAACGAAAACTTTTCCTGGAAAGTCAAATTTGTAAACTCTAATGGTGTCCATTATACCAAACACTTTGGAACAGGTAGTCCTGTAGtgcctgataaaaaaaatccaggcAAGTACGGAACTCTTGGGGGTTTTGCACAAGTAAACCGCAAGGACGTGGTAGGACTAACGAATTTCCATGTGGTTGACAAAGGAATCGAAGCATACGTGAAAGACGGTGACAGTTTGATAAAGTTAGGAAAGTGCCAGTTTGTTCTAGTTCCTGGTTCGAAGTCTTTAGCAGATTTTGCCCTCATTCAGGTCAATAATGGACTGACAGAACAGTGTAGAAAACCCCTTGTTGATGATGAGGACCAACCCAAGAGTGCTACGATATACTTAGGAAAGCCAAACCTGATTATTCCCGCCATTGTCCATAAAAAGGGAGCTTCAACAGGCATAACACAAGGAACTGTAGTAGAAATGATGACCTACAGAGAAGTTCTGGGTGATCGAGAAACCCATAGTGCTTTTCTAGTGGAAGACCTTGAACAACCTTTCAGTGTCCCTGGGGATAGTGGATCACTCGTATTTCAGAATAGCTTTAGTGCAAGTCAGGAGAGTATAGAGGTAGTGGCTATCTTGAATGGAAGATACACTGAGCAGGGTGAAACAGAAGAATCCAAGTTTGTTTTGTGTTCtgatatgaaatacatttacgATGAACTGAAAAGTAAAGGTAAACGCTTGCAGTTCttcaaaaaagaagaagagtCACCATAA